Proteins co-encoded in one Mycobacterium mantenii genomic window:
- a CDS encoding MlaD family protein, giving the protein MKFRGPLIALTLFMIVSLTLTWLVYVSLRRDVAGDTARYSAVFTDVYGLREGDDVRMAGVRVGRVEKVELDGKLAKVSFVVQSEQRLFGNTLASVTYQNIVGQRYLGLSLGKEGSPQLLPPGSTIPLERTEPSFDVTTLLNGYEPLFSLLNPHDADNLTKGIIQSLQGDTSSLTTLVGQTSTLTETFAGRDQALGNVITNLNKVVGNLAQQNDNLDGVITQTRSVVGELDRRRPDLVASIGSLARVTDRLSASATNVYPALREFIDRQPGVTKHIMDVEPQVAFFGDNIPLLLKGLTRVGNQGAYGNAYVCDVNFMGFFPGLNDVVPIIINAATPGNRAWHTPRCRSTVDG; this is encoded by the coding sequence GAAATTTCGAGGCCCACTGATCGCACTGACCCTGTTCATGATTGTCTCGTTGACGCTGACCTGGCTGGTCTATGTGAGCCTGCGGCGTGACGTGGCCGGTGACACCGCCAGGTATTCGGCGGTGTTCACCGACGTGTACGGGCTTCGCGAGGGCGATGACGTCCGGATGGCCGGCGTGCGGGTGGGCCGCGTCGAAAAGGTCGAGCTCGACGGCAAACTGGCGAAGGTCTCGTTCGTCGTGCAGTCCGAACAGCGGCTGTTCGGAAACACCCTTGCCTCGGTGACCTACCAGAACATCGTGGGCCAGCGTTACCTCGGACTGTCCCTGGGCAAAGAAGGCAGTCCGCAGCTACTCCCCCCGGGCAGCACCATCCCGCTGGAACGCACCGAACCCTCTTTCGACGTGACCACGCTGCTCAACGGCTACGAACCGTTGTTCAGCCTGCTGAACCCCCATGACGCGGACAACCTCACCAAGGGCATCATCCAGTCACTGCAGGGCGACACGTCGTCACTCACCACGCTGGTCGGCCAAACCTCCACGCTCACCGAAACATTCGCGGGCCGCGATCAGGCTCTGGGCAATGTGATCACCAACCTCAACAAGGTGGTCGGCAACCTCGCCCAACAGAACGACAACCTCGACGGGGTCATCACGCAGACCCGCAGCGTCGTCGGCGAGCTCGACCGGCGGCGCCCGGACCTGGTCGCCTCGATCGGTTCGCTGGCCCGGGTGACCGACCGGCTGTCGGCCTCGGCGACGAACGTGTACCCGGCGCTGCGCGAATTCATCGACCGCCAGCCCGGCGTCACCAAACACATCATGGACGTCGAACCGCAGGTGGCGTTCTTCGGCGACAACATTCCGCTGCTGCTGAAAGGCCTGACCCGGGTGGGCAATCAGGGCGCCTACGGCAACGCCTACGTCTGCGACGTGAACTTCATGGGGTTCTTCCCCGGGCTCAACGATGTCGTGCCGATCATCATCAATGCTGCCACGCCCGGCAACCGGGCTTGGCACACCCCGCGCTGCAGGAGCACGGTCGATGGCTGA
- a CDS encoding MCE family protein, translating to MADASIRQRLSGMKKRPLESYNKTWLGFIAVAVVAVVIGVMLLVHAIGAGYRHYTAEFLQAASLRTGNPIVVAGIPVGNVTSMKLVGDHVEAGLKVRDDIKLGKDSRAQIRVTTILGSRYLALEPNGPAHLPDNTFDLAHTEVPYDLQAALQDATTTFEQVDSDRFAQSLAVLGKQLEGLPSVVPQAITNINTLSSIIAVRRDQLGQLLRSTEQVTNTLRRQQAGIGALVDQGQDLLGQFVARRAVFHAMMQSLSSLVDTMSKVVVNERSGLDALIKDMRDFTDLMSQHDDLLHSMLQTSPIFFREAANLTGDGNAINFNAPNVPLIDSWMCAISGRAKQFGMIQYFKDCK from the coding sequence ATGGCTGACGCATCGATACGACAACGGCTTTCGGGGATGAAGAAGCGTCCGCTGGAAAGCTACAACAAGACCTGGCTCGGGTTCATCGCCGTCGCGGTGGTCGCGGTGGTGATCGGGGTCATGCTGCTGGTCCATGCGATCGGCGCCGGCTACCGGCATTACACCGCGGAGTTTCTGCAGGCGGCCTCCCTGCGGACGGGCAACCCGATCGTGGTCGCGGGCATCCCGGTGGGCAACGTCACGAGCATGAAACTCGTCGGCGACCACGTCGAGGCGGGGCTGAAGGTCCGCGACGACATCAAGCTGGGCAAAGACTCCCGGGCACAGATCAGGGTCACCACCATCCTGGGTTCGCGCTACCTCGCACTGGAACCCAACGGCCCGGCGCACCTGCCCGACAACACCTTCGACTTGGCGCACACCGAGGTGCCCTACGACCTGCAGGCCGCGCTGCAGGACGCCACCACCACTTTCGAACAGGTCGACTCCGACAGGTTCGCGCAGTCACTGGCGGTCCTCGGCAAGCAGCTCGAGGGCCTGCCATCCGTTGTGCCGCAGGCGATCACGAACATCAACACACTGTCGTCGATCATCGCGGTACGGCGCGACCAACTTGGACAGCTGCTCCGCAGCACCGAGCAGGTGACCAACACGCTGCGGCGCCAGCAGGCCGGCATCGGCGCTCTGGTCGACCAGGGCCAAGACCTGCTAGGTCAATTCGTCGCGCGGCGCGCCGTTTTCCACGCGATGATGCAGTCCCTGTCCAGCCTTGTCGACACCATGAGCAAGGTCGTGGTCAACGAGCGCTCGGGGCTGGACGCGCTGATCAAAGACATGCGTGACTTCACCGACCTGATGTCCCAGCACGACGACCTGCTGCACAGCATGCTGCAAACCAGCCCGATCTTCTTCCGCGAGGCCGCCAACCTCACCGGTGACGGCAACGCGATCAACTTCAACGCCCCCAACGTCCCACTGATCGACTCGTGGATGTGCGCGATCAGTGGGCGTGCCAAGCAGTTCGGCATGATTCAGTACTTCAAGGACTGCAAGTGA